One Dreissena polymorpha isolate Duluth1 chromosome 9, UMN_Dpol_1.0, whole genome shotgun sequence genomic window carries:
- the LOC127844398 gene encoding uncharacterized protein LOC127844398 isoform X1 gives MLCLPLLPAEHIRPTFDMMSGLNTAPHINPLLEYMSNTWINSTVWPVESWSVYGQTVRTNNDVEGWHRRLNRRTGCAPPLYTLIRTIHEEVMKVENMIALVNEQQLQRIQRKASRSIQAKLFAAWEEYSAGTLSTSGLLKRCSTFYRPVVPKRPEEVELNE, from the exons ATGCTCTGCCTGCCGCTACTACCAGCGGAACACATTCGTCCGACATTCGACATGATGAGCGGACTGAACACGGCGCCGCACATCAACCCATTGTTAGAGTACATGTCCAACACATGGATAAACTCAACGGTGTGGCCAGTAGAGTCCTGGTCCGTATATGGACAGACGGTGCGAACCAACAATGACGTGGAAG GTTGGCACAGACGCCTGAATCGTCGGACTGGCTGCGCTCCACCACTCTATACCCTCATCCGAACCATCCACGAAGAGGTGATGAAAGTAGAGAACATGATTGCGCTTGTCAATGAGCAGCAGCTGCAGAGGATCCAGCGGAAAGCCAGTCGGTCGATTCAGGCCAAGTTGTTTGCTGCTTGGGAAGA atACAGTGCCGGGACGCTGTCCACGAGTGGCCTCTTGAAGAGGTGCAGTACATTCTACAGACCAGTGGTACCCAAGAGACCAGAGGAAGTTGAACTGAATGAGTGA
- the LOC127844398 gene encoding uncharacterized protein LOC127844398 isoform X2 — MLCLPLLPAEHIRPTFDMMSGLNTAPHINPLLEYMSNTWINSTVWPVESWSVYGQTVRTNNDVEGWHRRLNRRTGCAPPLYTLIRTIHEEVMKVENMIALVNEQQLQRIQRKASRSIQAKLFAAWEE, encoded by the exons ATGCTCTGCCTGCCGCTACTACCAGCGGAACACATTCGTCCGACATTCGACATGATGAGCGGACTGAACACGGCGCCGCACATCAACCCATTGTTAGAGTACATGTCCAACACATGGATAAACTCAACGGTGTGGCCAGTAGAGTCCTGGTCCGTATATGGACAGACGGTGCGAACCAACAATGACGTGGAAG GTTGGCACAGACGCCTGAATCGTCGGACTGGCTGCGCTCCACCACTCTATACCCTCATCCGAACCATCCACGAAGAGGTGATGAAAGTAGAGAACATGATTGCGCTTGTCAATGAGCAGCAGCTGCAGAGGATCCAGCGGAAAGCCAGTCGGTCGATTCAGGCCAAGTTGTTTGCTGCTTGGGAAGAGTAA